A single Nicotiana tabacum cultivar K326 chromosome 5, ASM71507v2, whole genome shotgun sequence DNA region contains:
- the LOC142180942 gene encoding uncharacterized protein LOC142180942, with product MTHQVSAIVHSMAQKLEDPGAFIIPCTIGSADFAKALYDLGESINLIPYSVFKTLGIGQPRPTYMRLQMGDRTMKRPLGIIDDVLVRVDKFILTADFVILDYEVDYEAPIILGRPFIASYREGLS from the coding sequence atgacacatcaagtgagtgccattgtgcacTCCATGGCTCAAAAGTTAGAAGACCCTGGTGCCTTTATAATCCCATGCACTATTGGTAGTGCCGATTTCGCCAAAGCTCTATATGACTTGGGGGAAAGCATTAACTTGATACCATATTCTGTGTTCAAGAcattggggattgggcaaccaagacccacatacatgaggttgcaaatggggGATCGGacaatgaagaggccattggggataattgatgatgtgctagTTCGGGTCGATAAGTTCATACTTactgcagattttgtgatacttgactaTGAGGTTGATTATGAGGCGCCAATTATATTAGGGAGGCCTTTCATAGCTAGCTACAGGGAAGGCCTTAGCTAA